A single genomic interval of Halobacillus halophilus DSM 2266 harbors:
- a CDS encoding HesB/IscA family protein, producing MILNITEAASHQIKEMLKEEGSSDVRLRFGVKGGGCSGLSYAMGFEDEINEELDLTEESNGIPVVINRQDAAIIEGTTIDFKQNMMGGGFTIDNPNAIVSCGCGSSFKTASNAGSPDPNC from the coding sequence ATGATTCTAAATATTACAGAAGCGGCAAGTCACCAGATAAAAGAAATGTTGAAAGAAGAAGGTTCTAGTGATGTGCGTCTTCGTTTTGGTGTAAAAGGTGGAGGCTGCAGTGGATTATCATATGCCATGGGCTTCGAAGATGAAATTAATGAAGAACTGGATCTTACAGAAGAATCAAACGGGATTCCTGTTGTCATTAACCGACAAGATGCTGCTATTATAGAAGGTACAACGATAGATTTTAAACAGAACATGATGGGCGGAGGATTTACAATTGATAATCCGAATGCCATTGTATCCTGTGGGTGCGGTTCTTCCTTTAAGACAGCGTCAAATGCAGGAAGCCCTGACCCTAACTGCTAA
- a CDS encoding YuzB family protein — protein sequence MNPLIEFCINNLASGAQEAREILEKDPDLDVIEYGCLSNCGLCSQSLYAIVEGDRVIADTPKELVDKIYEHLEETL from the coding sequence ATGAATCCATTGATAGAATTTTGTATTAATAATTTGGCCAGTGGTGCACAGGAAGCCAGAGAGATTCTTGAAAAAGATCCCGATCTGGATGTTATAGAATATGGCTGTTTAAGTAATTGCGGACTTTGTTCTCAAAGTCTTTATGCAATAGTCGAAGGAGACAGGGTAATTGCTGATACACCGAAGGAACTTGTCGATAAAATATATGAACACTTGGAAGAGACCCTATAA
- a CDS encoding YuzD family protein: MSEKKINLTVYGAEVKCASCVNAPGSKETFEWLQAAITRKYGENKVSYHYYDLHEENQPGVDEQLVDRLLEEELFYPLVLVEDEIVGEGNPRLKSIYQALESRGLEA; encoded by the coding sequence ATGAGTGAAAAGAAAATTAACCTGACCGTTTATGGAGCAGAAGTGAAGTGCGCAAGCTGTGTGAATGCACCTGGATCAAAAGAAACCTTTGAGTGGCTGCAAGCGGCTATAACAAGAAAGTATGGAGAAAATAAGGTTTCTTATCACTATTATGATCTCCATGAAGAAAACCAGCCAGGCGTGGATGAGCAACTGGTCGACCGTCTACTTGAGGAAGAACTTTTCTATCCGCTTGTGCTCGTAGAAGATGAGATTGTGGGAGAAGGTAACCCTAGATTAAAATCCATTTATCAAGCTCTTGAATCGAGAGGGCTTGAAGCTTAA
- a CDS encoding NifU family protein codes for MNEQVQEVLNKLRPFLLRDGGDVELVDVEDGIVRLRLMGACGNCPSSTITLKAGIERALAQEVPGIYEVEQVF; via the coding sequence ATGAATGAACAAGTTCAAGAAGTACTGAATAAACTTCGCCCATTTTTACTCCGTGACGGTGGAGATGTGGAACTCGTAGATGTGGAAGACGGTATCGTGCGCCTGCGTCTTATGGGGGCTTGCGGTAACTGCCCTAGTTCTACAATCACACTAAAAGCCGGCATCGAACGTGCCCTGGCTCAGGAAGTACCTGGCATATATGAAGTAGAGCAAGTATTTTAA
- a CDS encoding 2-hydroxyacid dehydrogenase: protein MQKPYVFITRALPESVIAPYRKQLNIEMWPEEEKPVPREVLLEKSAQVDGLLTMLTDDIDQELLKQTNTLNIVANLAVGYDNIDITYAEEKQVVVTNTPDVLTDTTADLTFGLLMAAARRIVEASEFVKRGEWGPWSPLLLAGSDIHHKNIGIVGMGRIGEAVAKRAKGFDMNILYHNRSRNKETEEKLEASFTEFHELIEQSDFVVSMVPLTPETHHMFDQAAFQRMKSEAIFINASRGAVVDEQSLYEALVNNEIAGAGLDVFEKEPIGADHPLLQLNQVVCLPHIGSATRETRINMMELCLDNICRFFNGKNVLTPVK, encoded by the coding sequence TTGCAAAAACCATATGTTTTTATAACGAGAGCATTACCAGAGTCTGTTATTGCACCATACCGCAAACAGCTGAACATTGAAATGTGGCCGGAAGAAGAAAAACCTGTGCCGCGTGAAGTTTTGTTAGAGAAGAGTGCTCAAGTTGACGGGTTATTGACGATGCTGACAGATGACATCGATCAAGAACTGCTGAAGCAGACCAATACCTTGAATATTGTAGCCAATCTGGCTGTTGGTTATGACAACATTGATATTACCTATGCAGAAGAAAAACAGGTAGTGGTTACGAACACTCCAGATGTACTTACGGATACAACAGCTGATCTTACCTTCGGATTACTAATGGCTGCAGCCAGAAGAATTGTTGAAGCCAGTGAGTTCGTTAAAAGAGGGGAGTGGGGACCTTGGTCACCTCTACTTCTAGCTGGTTCAGACATTCACCATAAGAACATAGGCATTGTGGGAATGGGACGTATTGGTGAAGCAGTGGCTAAAAGAGCAAAAGGGTTTGATATGAACATTCTTTACCATAATCGGTCAAGGAATAAAGAAACGGAAGAAAAATTAGAGGCTAGCTTTACGGAGTTTCATGAACTGATTGAGCAATCAGACTTTGTCGTTAGTATGGTACCACTGACGCCTGAAACGCATCACATGTTTGATCAGGCAGCTTTCCAACGAATGAAGTCTGAAGCCATTTTTATTAATGCTTCCAGAGGAGCGGTGGTTGATGAGCAGTCTTTGTACGAAGCATTGGTGAACAACGAGATAGCAGGAGCTGGGCTGGACGTATTTGAAAAAGAACCAATAGGAGCAGATCATCCGCTTCTTCAACTTAATCAAGTTGTTTGTCTTCCCCATATAGGTTCAGCCACAAGAGAAACTCGCATCAACATGATGGAATTATGCTTAGATAACATATGCCGATTTTTTAATGGTAAAAACGTATTAACTCCCGTTAAGTAA
- a CDS encoding phosphatidylglycerophosphatase A family protein yields the protein MAKDKKVTELETTARDWLAERGVTIDDMAELVHYLQSQYHDELSMEECRFNVNRVLKKREVQNAIITGIQMDRLAEKKMLEEPLQTTIEIDEGLYGIDEIIAFSIVNVYGSIGFTNYGYIDKQKPGILKKLNDKSSGQCHTFLDDIVGAIAAAASSRLAHSIAGDTDTEED from the coding sequence GTGGCAAAAGACAAAAAAGTAACTGAACTTGAAACGACAGCTCGAGACTGGCTCGCTGAACGAGGGGTAACCATTGATGATATGGCTGAGCTTGTCCATTATTTACAATCTCAATATCACGATGAATTATCTATGGAAGAATGCAGGTTCAATGTAAATCGGGTTTTAAAGAAACGCGAGGTACAGAATGCGATCATCACCGGAATTCAAATGGATCGACTCGCTGAAAAGAAGATGCTCGAGGAACCTTTACAGACCACTATAGAAATCGATGAAGGCCTCTATGGAATAGACGAAATCATAGCCTTTTCTATCGTGAATGTCTATGGGTCCATCGGATTTACGAACTATGGTTATATTGATAAACAAAAGCCTGGCATACTTAAGAAGTTAAATGATAAATCATCCGGGCAATGCCATACATTTTTAGATGACATTGTAGGTGCTATTGCAGCAGCAGCTTCCAGTCGCTTAGCCCATAGCATTGCTGGAGATACTGACACAGAAGAAGATTAA
- a CDS encoding TIGR01457 family HAD-type hydrolase, with protein MSHYKAYLIDLDGTMYRGAKPVEGASEFVKYLETKHLPFMFLTNNSSKTAVQVADKLNDLGIPAHYEQIMTSSMATAIYISQQQGPSKVYVIGEQGLRDAMFKEGHELVDDNPDFVVIGIDHNINYEKLTKACLHVRNGAALISTNADRAIPTERGMVPGNGALTSVISVSTGTEPLFIGKPESIIMDQALARLGYDRDRVLMIGDNYHTDISAGINAGMDTLMVETGVSSFQEVKSYEKQPTYKYKNLIDWMIEKKQKD; from the coding sequence ATGAGCCATTATAAAGCTTACTTAATTGATTTGGATGGAACGATGTATCGAGGTGCCAAACCAGTGGAAGGAGCTTCGGAGTTTGTCAAATACCTGGAAACAAAACATCTTCCATTTATGTTTTTAACGAATAACTCCTCAAAAACAGCCGTTCAAGTTGCTGATAAACTGAATGATCTGGGAATTCCCGCTCATTATGAACAAATCATGACAAGCAGTATGGCTACAGCTATTTATATTAGTCAGCAACAAGGACCTTCCAAGGTTTATGTCATTGGAGAACAAGGACTGAGGGACGCCATGTTCAAGGAAGGGCATGAACTGGTGGATGACAATCCCGATTTTGTAGTAATTGGAATCGATCATAATATAAATTACGAAAAACTGACAAAAGCATGTCTGCATGTAAGGAATGGAGCGGCTCTTATCAGTACAAATGCAGACCGGGCGATTCCTACTGAGAGGGGAATGGTGCCTGGGAATGGAGCCTTAACTTCTGTCATCAGCGTAAGCACGGGAACCGAACCATTATTTATTGGAAAGCCAGAATCGATCATCATGGATCAGGCCCTGGCTCGTCTTGGATACGACCGGGATCGGGTTCTTATGATCGGTGACAATTACCATACTGACATTTCTGCTGGCATTAATGCTGGTATGGATACACTAATGGTGGAAACAGGAGTCAGCTCATTTCAAGAAGTTAAGAGTTATGAGAAACAACCAACTTATAAGTATAAAAATTTAATCGATTGGATGATTGAAAAGAAGCAGAAGGACTAA
- the hepT gene encoding type VII toxin-antitoxin system HepT family RNase toxin yields the protein MYFVNREKIEEILTYMEKILDEYSKSSFQSFTDQLVLERLTHISIEAIIDVGNMMIDGFIMRDPGSYEDIIDILTDEKVLPEEEEEGYKQLISLRKMIVQHYTAVEHNTIREIWNLQIKTIQKFPERVRYYLNHELGPVSAFSNDNK from the coding sequence ATGTATTTTGTAAATCGTGAGAAGATTGAAGAGATTTTAACTTATATGGAAAAGATCTTAGATGAATATTCAAAGTCTTCGTTTCAGTCATTTACAGACCAGCTTGTGCTTGAACGTCTCACGCATATTAGTATTGAAGCTATTATCGATGTAGGAAACATGATGATTGACGGATTTATTATGCGTGATCCAGGGAGTTATGAGGATATTATTGATATTCTAACTGATGAAAAAGTACTGCCAGAAGAAGAAGAGGAAGGGTACAAACAATTAATCAGTTTAAGAAAAATGATTGTCCAGCATTATACGGCGGTTGAACATAATACCATTAGGGAAATATGGAATCTCCAAATAAAAACTATCCAAAAATTCCCGGAACGCGTTCGCTATTACTTAAATCACGAACTTGGGCCTGTATCGGCATTTTCCAACGACAATAAATAG
- the glpX gene encoding class II fructose-bisphosphatase: MDRELALELVRVTEAAAIASAQWMGRGDKMSADDAATTAMRTMFDSVSMEGVVVIGEGELDEAPMLYIGEELGNKTGPSVDIAVDPLEGTNIVSKGHNNAVAVIAAAERGALLHAPDMYMDKIAVGKYAKGLIHIDDPIERTIDIVARANNKRVRDLTVIIQERDRHQDIIDRVIKKGARVKLFGDGDVGASIATCLPETGVDLFVGRGGAPEGVISAAAIKSLGGDMQARLAPQDEEEMERCRQMGLEDPLQHLTLDHLVKSDDAIFAATGVTEGELLDGVKFLGGDLAQTDSIVMRAKTRTVRFIKAHHHLDYKPHLVKNEE; this comes from the coding sequence ATGGATAGAGAATTAGCACTGGAATTGGTGAGAGTAACGGAAGCTGCAGCTATTGCTTCAGCTCAATGGATGGGGAGAGGCGATAAAATGAGCGCTGATGATGCAGCAACTACTGCCATGAGAACGATGTTTGATTCCGTGTCAATGGAAGGTGTCGTTGTAATTGGTGAAGGTGAACTAGACGAGGCCCCTATGCTTTATATCGGCGAAGAATTGGGAAATAAGACCGGACCTTCCGTGGATATTGCAGTTGATCCTTTAGAAGGTACTAATATTGTGTCAAAAGGGCATAATAATGCTGTTGCTGTTATAGCTGCCGCAGAACGTGGGGCGTTGCTACATGCGCCCGATATGTATATGGACAAGATTGCTGTAGGAAAGTACGCTAAAGGTCTCATCCATATTGATGATCCTATTGAACGCACGATTGATATTGTGGCCCGCGCGAATAATAAACGTGTCAGGGATTTAACGGTTATCATTCAAGAACGCGATCGCCATCAGGATATTATTGATCGTGTTATCAAAAAGGGAGCTCGCGTAAAATTGTTTGGTGACGGAGATGTAGGAGCTTCCATTGCTACCTGCCTTCCAGAAACAGGGGTAGATCTTTTTGTAGGAAGAGGCGGTGCCCCTGAAGGTGTCATCTCAGCTGCAGCTATTAAAAGTTTAGGCGGAGATATGCAGGCCAGGCTTGCTCCGCAAGATGAGGAAGAAATGGAACGTTGTCGCCAAATGGGACTAGAAGACCCGTTACAACATTTGACTCTTGATCATCTGGTAAAAAGTGATGATGCTATCTTTGCTGCAACCGGTGTGACCGAAGGAGAACTGTTGGATGGAGTAAAATTCTTAGGTGGAGATCTGGCCCAAACAGATTCAATTGTCATGCGGGCTAAAACTAGAACCGTGCGATTTATCAAAGCTCACCATCATTTGGATTACAAGCCCCATTTAGTAAAGAATGAAGAATAG
- a CDS encoding DUF3055 domain-containing protein: protein MAERPFLEDFTQETSTRFVCFTAGSHRFELALMKADHFNNQTMVINLHKNRQALLDHETISKDGHLEHLFQLSAIEAEELRNYLPDLL from the coding sequence ATGGCTGAAAGACCTTTCCTTGAGGACTTTACTCAGGAGACGAGCACCCGTTTTGTATGCTTTACAGCCGGGAGCCATCGTTTCGAGCTTGCCTTAATGAAAGCTGATCACTTTAATAACCAGACGATGGTTATTAATCTTCACAAAAACCGTCAGGCCTTGTTGGATCATGAAACCATTAGCAAAGACGGTCATCTGGAGCACTTGTTCCAATTAAGTGCTATTGAAGCCGAAGAGTTGAGAAACTATCTGCCCGATCTCCTTTGA
- a CDS encoding YutD family protein, producing the protein MVEISGKSYEIVENHRDAFQQEDIEGRFSDILSKYDFIVGDWGYGQLRLKGFFDDQNPKATFDTKISTLEDYLYEYCNFGCAYFVLKRVHQ; encoded by the coding sequence GTGGTAGAAATTTCAGGTAAGAGCTATGAAATCGTAGAGAATCATCGAGATGCCTTTCAACAGGAAGATATAGAAGGAAGATTTAGCGATATATTAAGTAAATATGATTTTATAGTGGGGGACTGGGGATATGGTCAGCTTCGTCTTAAAGGTTTTTTTGATGATCAAAACCCTAAAGCCACATTCGATACAAAAATCAGTACGCTTGAAGATTATTTGTATGAGTACTGTAACTTTGGCTGTGCCTATTTTGTGTTGAAGCGTGTACATCAGTAA
- a CDS encoding YhcN/YlaJ family sporulation lipoprotein, which yields MKKLTILPILLACLFMITGCNETTDREEETRDGDTLNGNAMDNYNDQPLEGQVGYVRFKKDQLDQEAEKNRDIKVNREQMADMITRMILRYDGFEDVATLVTDNEILVAYQPPNNHDREQAADMVQKTAYSLVPSFYHVFVSDNPASFGDIQSVSTSTVYDEQYTEVIDSIIKKMKKSPQGKVPENDSDQPNEGPNMGSDDRPGTET from the coding sequence GTGAAAAAGCTAACCATTTTACCTATTTTATTAGCCTGTCTGTTTATGATCACAGGCTGTAACGAAACAACAGACCGAGAAGAAGAAACACGTGATGGAGATACTCTAAACGGAAACGCTATGGATAATTACAATGATCAGCCTCTTGAAGGGCAAGTGGGATATGTAAGATTTAAGAAAGACCAATTGGACCAGGAAGCTGAAAAAAATCGAGATATTAAAGTTAACCGTGAACAAATGGCTGACATGATTACAAGAATGATTCTTCGGTATGATGGATTTGAAGATGTTGCTACTTTAGTTACAGATAACGAAATTCTCGTTGCTTATCAGCCTCCCAATAATCACGACCGAGAGCAAGCAGCTGATATGGTTCAAAAGACTGCTTATTCATTAGTACCAAGCTTTTACCACGTGTTTGTATCCGATAACCCTGCTTCATTTGGAGACATCCAAAGTGTAAGTACTTCCACTGTATATGATGAACAATATACGGAAGTGATCGACAGTATTATTAAGAAAATGAAGAAATCTCCGCAAGGTAAAGTACCTGAAAATGACAGTGACCAACCAAATGAAGGTCCAAATATGGGGTCTGATGATAGACCTGGCACAGAGACTTGA
- a CDS encoding MetS family NSS transporter small subunit, giving the protein MAIIMFIITVTIIWGGLALSITNAVRKAKG; this is encoded by the coding sequence ATGGCGATTATCATGTTTATTATTACCGTAACAATTATATGGGGAGGACTTGCGCTCAGTATTACCAATGCAGTCCGTAAAGCTAAAGGTTAA